TCGCCGAGGGCGACCGAGTCGTGCGTCCAGACGTAGATCGCCGGCGCCTTCATGAGCGCGGCGAGACGGACGGCCGGGCGCATGTAGTCGCTGAAGATGAGGAACGTGCCGCCGAACGGACGGGTGTTCCCGTGCAGGACGATGCCGGACAGGATCGAGCCCATCGCGTGCTCGCGGATGCCGAAGTGGAGGACACGGCCGTACGGGTCGGTGCTCCAGGTCTTGGTCGAGGCCTCCGCCGGACCGAAGGACTTGGCGCCCTCGATCGTGGTGAGGTTCGACTCGGCGAGGTCGGCCGAGCCGCCCCAGAACTCGGGCATCAGCGGCGCGATGGCGTTGATGACCTTGCCGGACGCGGCACGGGTCGAGACGGCCTTCTCGGTCGGGAAGACCGGCAGGGCCTCCTCGAGGCCCTCGGGGAGCTCGCCGGCGTTGATGCGGTCGAGCATCGCCTTCTTCTCCGGGTTGGCCGAGGCCCACGCGTCGAAGGTCTTCTGCCACTCGGCGTGCTCCGCCTGGCCCTTGGCGACGGCGCCGCGGGTGTACTCGAGCACCTCGGGGTCGACGTGGAAGGTCTGCTCGGGGTCGAAGCCGAGGACCTCCTTGAGGCCCTTGAGCTCCTCGCCACCGAGGGCGGAGCCGTGGATCTTGCCGGAGTTCTGCTTGGTCGGCGACGGCCAACCGATGATGGTCTTGAGGACGATGAGCGACGGCTTGGTCGTCTCGGCCTTCGCGGCCTCGACGGCGCGGTACAGCTCCTCGACGTCCTCGGAGTACTCGCCGGTCTTCTTCCAGTCGACGTGCTGGACGTGCCAGCCGAGCGCCTCGTAGCGGGCGGCGACGTCCTCGGAGAACGCGATGTCGGTGTCGTCCTCGATCGAGATCTGGTTCGAGTCGTAGAAGACGACCAGGCGACCGAGCTGCTGGCGGCCCGCGAGGCTCGCTGCCTCGTTGGTCACGCCCTCCTGCATGTCGCCGTCACCGGCGATCACGTAGGTGAAGTGGTCGAAGGGGGACTCGCCGTCGGCGGTCTCCGGGTCGAACAGGCCACGCTCGAAGCGCTGCGCGTAGCCGAAGCCCACGGCGGAGGCGAGGCCCTGGCCGAGCGGGCCGGTCGTGATCTCGACACCGTCGGTGTGGCCGTACTCCGGGTGACCCGGGGTCTTCGAGCCCCACTTGCGGAGGTGCTGGAGGTCCTCGAGCTCGAGACCGTAGCCGTGCAGGTAGAACTGCACGTACTGCAGGATCGAGGCGTGGCCCGCCGAGAGGATGAAGCGGTCGCGGCCGATCCAGGTGGAGTCGCTCGGGTCGCGACGCATCACCTTCTGGAAGAGCAGGTGGGCGACCGGCGCGAGGCTCATCGCGGTGCCGGGGTGACCGTTGCCGGCGGCCTCGACCGAGTCGGCGGCGAGTACGCGGGCCGTGTCGACGGCCTTCCTGTCGATGGCGTCCCAGGTGAATTCAGCCACTTGGATGTTGACCCTTCTTGAATGCGACATGTGCGAGGGCTCGTGCCATCGCACGGACATGATCGCCATCCCGGGGGCCGGGGTTCGGGTCGCCGTCTGGCGGCGGCCGACCGGCTCGTCGTGACCGACGTCTTCGGGGCACGCACTGCGGGAGGGCGACTCCAGCATAGTGACCATGCACTCAGTGAGGGTTCAGGTGACACGTTCTGTTCACCGGGTGCGCACGCCGGGTGCAGCGCTCCAACGCCGACCGTCCGGACGGCCCGGGCGTGTCCGCGACGGCCGCGCCGTGTCTCGGTGCGTCCGCCCGCTGACCTGCCGGCTCGTCCGTCCGCCGACGTCGATCGGTCCGGATGACGGGGCGGGGCATCGTCGCAGCGCCTCGATGGCCTAAACTGATGACGGCCCGTGTGCATTCCGGGTCGACGCACGCCCGGACGACGACGGAGCCGTCCACCGAGTGTGCGAGCTGACGCGAAACAGACTGAGGTTCCCTTGCCCACTGCCACCGTGACCCGGCCGGACACCGATCGACCCCGATCGACGCTCTCGCGCAAGGTCCGGGCGTACGTCTCGCTGACGAAGCCCCGGGTCATGGAGCTGCTGCTGGTCACCACGGCGCCGACGATGTTCCTCGCCGCCCGCGGTGTGCCGGACCTGTGGCTCGTGTTCTGGACGATGCTCGGTGGTGCGATGTCCGCGGGCTCCGCGTCCGCGTTCAACTGCTACATCGACCGCGACATCGACCGGCTGATGAAGCGCACGAGCACCCGGCCGCTCGTCACCGGCGAGCTCTCCGACCGTGAAGCCCTCGTGTTCTCGTGGGTCCTCGGCATCGCGTCGACCGGAGTGCTGCTCGTCTTCGTGAACTGGCTCGCCGCGGCGCTGAGCGTCGTCGCGATCCTCATCTACGTGTTCCTGTACACGCTGTGGCTCAAGCGCCGCACCCCGCAGAACATCGTCTGGGGCGGGTCGGCCGGCTGCATGCCCGTCCTCATCGGCTGGGCGGGTGTGACCGGGTCGCTGACCTGGACGCCGATCATCCTCTTCATGGTGATCTTCCTCTGGACGCCGCCGCACTACTGGCCGCTGTCGATGAAGTACCGCGACGACTACGACGCCGCCGAGGTCCCGATGCTCGCGGTGGTCCGGGGTCGCACGGTCGTCGGCCTCCAGGTCGTGCTCTACGCCTGGGCGACGCTGGTCTGCTCGCTCCTCCTCATCCCGGTGGCGCACATGGGGCCGCTCTACACGGTCGTGGCACTCGCCGGCGGCGTCTGGTTCGTCGTCGAGTCGCACCGGCTGTACTCGCGGGCGATCCAGCACGTCGAGCAGGTGCAGCCGATGCGCGTGTTCCACAGCTCGATCACGTACCTGACGCTGCTGTTCATCGCGGTGGGCATCGACCCGCTGCTCCCGCAGGTCTTCACCTTCTAGCGCTCGTCGGACCGGGAGGTCCGCCTGCGCCGGCCGCTGTCGGACGACGGGGCCGCTGTCGTACGACAGCGGCCCCGTCGTTCGCTGCGCGCGCCGGGTGTTGCAGGCGCATCGAACGACTCCGTCGCTGTCGTGCGACAGCGACGGAGTCGTTCCACGACGACGGCCGGGAGGCGCGTGGCGGGCTGGTTCCGCGCCTCCCGTCCGGTGGGTGGCGAGTCCGGCCCGCGAAACGCGCGCGTTCCGACGTTGGGCACGACGATCGACGCGTGTTCCGTCGATGACGGCGTGCGTGACGGCCGGGAGGCGCGTGGCGGGCTGGTTCCGCGCCTCCCGTCCGGTGGGTGGCGAGTCCGGCCCGCGAAACGCGCGCGTTCCGACGTCCCACGCGTCGATCACGTGGTGCGTCGTCGGACCGGGCGTGTGTGGCCGCGGGACGCCCGTGCAACGACGGAGCGCGCGTCGATCGACGCGTCCTCCGTCGTTCCGGGGACGCCGTCAGACGTCGAGCGGCTCGCGCACGGCGTCCCGGCCCGCGCTCTTCCGGGTCGAGAGCACCACGGCGGTGGTCGCGGCGACCAGCAGGCCCGCGAGCACCATGTGCGTGCCGACGAGCCCGACGGGGAGGCCCGTGCGTGCCTGGGTGAGCCCGACCGCGATCTGGACGAACTCGACGATGAGGAGCGCCAGCGCCCAGCGGCTCGAGAGCCGCAGGCGCACCGCGCCGACGACGAGCACCAGGGTCAGGGCGAAGAGGACGTAGGCGGGGACCGCGTGGACGTGCTCCATGATCGCCGGGTCGAAGCCGGTGCGGTGGAGGCGGCCGCCGTCGACGGCCTCGTCGGCGCCGGCGTGCGGCCCGCTGCCGGTGGTCAGGATGCCCACGAGGACGGTGACCGCGACGGCAGCGACGGTCCCTCGGACGACGTTCGTGTACCAGACGGGGACGAGTCGGACGTCGGTGCGCGGGCCGTTCATCGCCCGGTAGACGAGCGCTGCGGTGACCATCGTGAGCAGCGCCGAGACGACGAAGTGCAGGCCGACGACGAAGGGGTTGAGGTTCGTCCAGACGCTGATGCCGCCGATGACCGCCTGCACGGGGATGGCGGCGCCCTGCGCGAACGCGAGCCAGAAGAGCTCGGGGCGGGTGCGGCGCATGCGGACGACCGCGAGGAACGTGGCGACGGCGACGACGACCAGCACGAAGGTGAGCAGGCGGTTCCCGAACTCGATGATCCCGTGGACGCCCATCTCCGGCGTCGACACGAGCGAGTCGGCGGTGCACTTCGGCCAGGTCGGGCAGCCGAGCCCCGACGCGGTCAACCGCACGAGGCCGCCGGTGCCGATCAGGACCACCTCGACGACGAACGACGCCCACGCCAGCCAGATCACGCGAACGTCGACGGTGCGGGGGAGGGACCACCACCGGGTGCGGACGTCCAGCTCGACGGGGGATCCGACGCGAGTCACGAGGGTGGTGCCTTCCTGTTGTTCCGTGCACCGAACCTGTAGGATTCGAGGGTTCAGCGGCAGTCAAGTCTAGGCAGGCGCCGGCTCCGAATGGGCCGTGATCGTCACTACGGCCCGCGACTGCGTGGAACCATTGACGTTGCGAGGTAGCAGCACCCTGGTCGCCCGTGTCGGTGGCTCGGGGTGGAATGGCGTCCAGCCGTACCGGGTTGGCCCTGGTGACGCTGCCGCGAGAAGGAAACGAGGAGACCATGTCCGACGTGCTCATCGACCGTCCCGAGCTCGAAGGGCTCGGCCAATACGAGTTCGGCTGGTCCGACTCCGACTCCGCCGGCGCGTCCGCGCGACGTGGTCTGTCGGAGGAGGTCGTGACCGACATCTCGAACCTCAAGTCCGAGCCCGAGTGGATGCTCAAGAACCGACTCAAGGGTCTGCAGCTGTTCGGCCGCAAGCCGATGCCGACGTGGGGTGCCGACCTGACGGGCATCGACTTCGACAACATCAAGTACTTCGTGCGCTCCACCGAGAAGCAGGCGCAGTCGTGGGAAGACCTCCCCGAGGACATCCGCGCGACCTACGAGAAGCTCGGCATCCCCGAGGCCGAACGCCAGCGCCTCGTGGCCGGCGTCGCCGCGCAGTACGAGTCCGAGGTCGTCTACCACCAGATCCGCGAGGACCTGGAGCAGCAGGGCGTCATCTTCATGGACACCGACACCGCGCTCCGCGAGCACCCCGACATCTTCGAGGAGTACTTCGGCACGGTGATCCCGGCCGGCGACAACAAGTTCGCCGCGCTGAACACGGCGGTGTGGTCCGGCGGCTCGTTCGTCTACGTCCCGAAGGGCGTGCACGTCGAGATCCCGCTGCAGGCGTACTTCCGCATCAACACCGAGAACATGGGCCAGTTCGAGCGGACGCTGATCATCGCGGACGAGGGCTCCTACGTCCACTACATCGAGGGCTGCACGGCACCGATCTACAAGTCGGACTCGCTGCACTCCGCGGTCGTCGAGATCATCGTGAAGAAGAACGCCCGCGTTCGCTACACGACGATCCAGAACTGGTCGAACAACGTCTACAACCTCGTGACCAAGCGTGCGATCGCGCACGAGGGCGCGACGATGGAGTGGATCGACGGCAACATCGGGTCGAAGGTCACGATGAAGTACCCGTCGATCTACCTCGCCGGTGAGCACGCCAAGGGCGAGACCCTCTCGGTCGCCTTCGCGGGTCCGGGGCAGCACCAGGACGCCGGCGCGAAGATGATCCACATGGCGCCGTACACGACGTCGTCGATCGTCTCGAAGTCGATCGCCCGTGGCGGCGGCCGCGCGGGGTACCGCGGTGAGGTCCGGGTCGACCCGAACGCGCACCACGCGGCCAACACCGTCCGGTGCGACGCACTCCTCGTCGACACGGTGAGCCGCTCGGACACCTACCCGGCGATCGACATCCGCGTCGACGACGTCCAGCTCGGGCACGAGGCCACCGTCTCCCGCGTGAGCGAGGAGCAGCTGTTCTACCTCATGTCCCGCGGTCTGCCCGAGGACGAGGCGATGGCGATGATCGTCCGCGGCTTCATCGAGCCGATCGCCCGCGAGCTCCCGATGGAGTACGCGCTCGAACTCAACAAGCTCATCGAGATGAGCATGGAAGGATCCGTCGGCTAGATGTCCAGCACCACCGAACAGCCCAGCGCCGCCGCAGCCGGCGGCACCGAGCAGCACGGCGCTCGTGCGCACTCCGACGGCGGGTGGGACGCGGCCGAGACGAAGGTCCCCGTCCAGACCCGGTCGGAGCGGTTCCAGTCCGCCGACCTCGACGCCTTCCCGACGGTCACCGGCCGCGAGGTCAACTGGAAGTTCGCGCCGCTCGCGAAGCTCCAGCCGCTGCTCGACGGCGGACTCGACGGCGCGCCGTACCCGTACCTCGCGCGCCAGTCCGACGGTGCCGACGTCGAGTGGGGCCGCAGCGACGACCCGCGGGTCGGTTCCGCCGGGCTCCCCGAGGACCGCGCCTCCGCGGCAGCCTGGACGGCGCGTGACGCCGTGCTCGCGGTCACGATCAAGGCGACCGAAGAGCACGAGTTCATCACCATCACGCGCTCCGACTTCGGCTCGCAGCCCCGAGCGGCGCACACGGTCGTCACGGCCGAGCCGAACGCGCAGGGCATCGTCGTGATCGACAACCGCGGCTCCGCGCTCCTCAGCGAGAACATCGAGATCGTGGTCCGCGACAACGCCCGGCTCACCGTCGTCAGCCTGCAGGACTGGGACGACGACGCCGTGCACGTGTCGACGCACTTCGCCGAGGTCGGCCGGGACGCCTTCCTCAAGCACGTGGTCGTCTCGCTCGGCGGTGACGTCATCCGGGTCAACCCGTCCACGCACCTCGGTGCGCAGGGGGCCGACACCGAGATGTACGGCGTGTACTTCGCCGACGCGGGGCAGTACATCGAGCAGCAGGTCTACGTGAACCACGACGCGCCGAACACGCGCGGTCGGGTCAACTACAAGGGTGCGCTGCAGGGCGAGGGCGCGCACACGGTGTGGATCGGTGACGTGCTCATCAGCCGTCCGGCCGACGGCACCGACTCGTACGAGCAGAACCGCAACCTCGTCCTCACCGACGGCACGCGCGCGGACAGCATCCCGAACCTCGAGATCGAGACCGGCAACATCGAGGGTGCCGGCCACGCCAGCGCCACCGGCCGGTTCGACGACGAGCAGCTGTTCTACCTGCAGGCCCGCGGCATCCCCGAGGAAGAGGCGCGTCGTCTGGTCGTGCTCGGCTTCCTCGTCGAGGTGATCCAGAAGATCGGTGCGCCCGAGCTCGAGGAGCGTCTCATCGCGGCGGTCGAGGAGGAGCTGGCGGCAGGCCGTTCGGTCATCGCCGAGGCCGACCCGGAGACCGACCCCGAGGCTGCGCAGGCGGACGCCTGATGGCCGAGAAGGTCTGCGCCGAGGGGGACATCGCGGTCGACAGCCCGATGCGGGTCGTCGTGGACGGCACCGCGGTCGCGATCGTGAAGGACTCCGCTGGCGTCGTGCACGCCATCGGGGACACCTGCACGCACGGCGACATCTCCCTGTCGGAGGGCTTCGTCGAGGGGGACGCACTCGAGTGCTGGGCACACGGGTCGAAGTTCTCCCTGACGACCGGCAAGCCGCAGAATTTCCCGGCGTACGAGCCGGTGCCGGTCTTCCGGGTCGAGGTCCGTGACGGCGACGTCTACGTCGACGTGCACGACCCGGTCCCCGTCGACTGAGCGACACCACCACTCTTCCCGCGCGGCTGACGCCGCACACCAGCTGCAACCGAAGGAACGCAATGTCCACTCTCGAAATCCGCGACCTCCAGGTCTCGATCGACACCGATCAGGGCACCAAGGAGATCCTCAAGGGCGTCGACCTCACCATCAACGAGGGCGAGATCCACGCGATCATGGGGCCGAACGGCTCCGGCAAGTCGACACTCGCGTACACGATCGCCGGGCACCCGCGCTACAACGTGGTCGGCGGCTCGATCACGCTCGACGGCGAGGACGTCCTCTCCATGAGCGTCGACGAGCGCGCCCGTGCCGGCATGTTCCTCGCCATGCAGTACCCGGTGGAGATCCCCGGCGTCACGGTGTCGAACTTCCTCCGCACCGCGAAGACCGCGATCGACGGAGAGGCCCCCGCGCTGCGCGGCTGGGTCAAGGACCTCCGCCAGTCGATGGCCGACCTCAAGATGGACTCCGCCTTCGCCGAGCGCAACGTCAACGAGGGCTTCTCCGGCGGCGAGAAGAAGCGCCACGAGATCATGCAGCTCGAGCTCCTCAAGCCGAAGTTCGCGGTCCTCGACGAGACCGACTCCGGCCTCGACGTCGACGCGCTGAAGATCGTCTCCGAGGGCGTCAACCGCGCCAAGGCGGCGACCGGCCTCGGCGTGCTCCTCATCACGCACTACACGCGCATCCTCCGCTACATCAAGCCGGACTTCGTGCACGTGTTCGTCGCGGGCAAGGTTGCGGAGCAGGGTGGCCCCGAGCTCGCCGAGCGCCTCGAGAACGAGGGCTACGACCGCTACGTACAGGCCGCTGCCGCCGAGGCGCAGGCCTGATGATCACCGCACTCTCCCCGGAGAAGTTCGACGAGGTCGTCGAGGGCCTCAAGGAGGTCCAGGACCCGGAGCTCGGCGTGAACATCGTCGACCTCGGCCTGATCTACGACCTCGCGATGGACGACGAGGCGAACGCACTCGTCATCAGCATGACGCTGACGAGCGCGGGCTGCCCGCTGACGGACGTCATCGAGGGCGACACGGCGAACGCGCTCGACGGGATCGTCGACGCGTTCCGGATCAACTGGGTCTGGATGCCGCCGTGGGGCCCGGAGCGGATCACGGACGACGGGCGCGAGATGATGCGCGCGCTCGGCTTCTCGATCTAGTCGCGACCGACCAGCAGACGGGAGGCGCAGTGCCAGCTGGCACCGCGCCTCCCGTCCGTCGTAGGGTCGCGTCCGTCGCGCGCGACGCGCCCGCGGCCCGTCGCCGCGGTCGCAGGATGTGTCACGTGCGGCGCCCTCAGACGACTGTTCGTGCGACCAGCGCATCCTGCGTGCGGCGTGTCGCGCGACCACCGCGGCTTACCGCGGCTCGCGATGCCCGAGGTTCCACGACTCGCCGTGCGCATCCCACCGAAGTTCCACAGAGGAACGACGAGAGCGGCCGAGGTTCCGACATTCCGGAACCTCGGCCGCTCTCGCAACGTGCAGCGATCAGCGCCGGCCGAGCGCCTTCCACGCCAGGGGCAGGACGCCCGCCGCGATGAGGGCCTTCGCCACGCCGCCGATCACGAACGGGTAGAGGCCCGCCGCGAGCACGGACTGCAGGTCGTTCGGCGCACCGAGCTGCCCGAGGGAGGCCGCGAGCCACGGCAGACCGGTCACGAACGGGACCGCGCTCGCGAGGAGCATCGCCACGGTGGCGCGACCGACGTGCCGGTCCCAGTCGCGTCGGGCGAGCCAGCCCACGAGCCCAGCGGCCGGGACGAACCCGATCACGTAGCCGAAGCTCGGCGAGGCCAGCGCGGACAGGCCACCGGAGAACCCGGCGAAGAACGGCGCACCGGCGAGCCCGGCGACCGCGTAGACGAGCAGCGAGAGCATGCCACGACGGGCGCCGAGCGTGGCGCCGACGAGGACGACGGCCAGGGTCTGCCCGGTGATCGGTACGGGCCACATCGGCACCTCGACCTGCGCCATGGCGGCGGTGAAGAGCGCGCCGCCGGCGACGAGGGCGGCGTCGGTGGCCAGGCCGTGGGTGCGCAGACGGTCGGCGAGGACTGCGCGGCGAGCGAACCCGGTGGCGTTCGTCATGGATTCTCCTAGAATGGACTGCTGGTCCCGTTCTGGGACCATCGGTCCCGTCAGCGTAGCGGTGCACCTCCCGCACACGTCGTTGTGCAAAACCACCAACTGATTGGACGTCCACTGTGCTTGCCGTGCACGATCTCGAGATCCGCGTCGGGGCCCGCCTCCTCATGGAGAACGTCTCCTTCCGTGTCGAGAAGGGCGACAAGATCGGTCTCGTCGGGCGCAACGGCGCCGGCAAGACCACGATGACGAAGGCGCTGGCGGGGGAGACGCAGCCCACCGCCGGCAAGATCGACCGCGGTGGCGAGATCGGCTACCTGCCGCAGGACCCCCGCTCGGGCAACCCGGAGGACACCGCCCGGAAGCGCATCCTCGACGCCCGCGGTCTCGGGGAGCTCGTCGAGGGCATCCGGCTCGCGACCCTCGACATGGCGAGCGACGACGCCGCCGTCGCCGAGAAGGCCATGCGCCGGTACAGCCGTCTCGACGACCAGTTCAACGCGCTCGGCGGGTACGCGGCCGAGGCCGAGGCAGCGTCGATCGCGTCGAACCTCAAGTTGCCGGACCGCATCCTCGACCAGCAGCTCAAGACGCTCTCGGGCGGTCAGCGGCGGCGCATCGAGCTCGCACGCATCCTGTTCTCGGACGCCGAGACGATGATCCTCGACGAGCCGACGAACCACCTCGACGCCGACTCGATCGTCTGGCTCCGCGAACACCTGAAGACCTACCCGGGCGGCGTCATCGTCATCTCGCACGACGTCGAGCTCGTGGACGAGGTCGTCAACCGAGTGTTCTACCTCGACGCCAACCGCCAGTCGATCGACGTGTACAACATGGGCTGGAAGCTCTACCAGCGGCAGCGCGCCGCCGACGAGGAGCGCCGCCGCAAGGAGCGCGCGAACGCCGAGAAGAAGGCCGCGACGCTGAAGGACCAGGCCGCACGCTTCGGTGCGAAGGCCACGAAGGCCGCCGCGGCGCACCAGATGGTCGCGCGTGCCGAGAAGCTCCTCGCGGGCCTCGAGGACGAGCGCGCCGTGGAGCGGGTCGCCAAGCTGCG
This is a stretch of genomic DNA from Curtobacterium sp. 458. It encodes these proteins:
- the tkt gene encoding transketolase, which translates into the protein MAEFTWDAIDRKAVDTARVLAADSVEAAGNGHPGTAMSLAPVAHLLFQKVMRRDPSDSTWIGRDRFILSAGHASILQYVQFYLHGYGLELEDLQHLRKWGSKTPGHPEYGHTDGVEITTGPLGQGLASAVGFGYAQRFERGLFDPETADGESPFDHFTYVIAGDGDMQEGVTNEAASLAGRQQLGRLVVFYDSNQISIEDDTDIAFSEDVAARYEALGWHVQHVDWKKTGEYSEDVEELYRAVEAAKAETTKPSLIVLKTIIGWPSPTKQNSGKIHGSALGGEELKGLKEVLGFDPEQTFHVDPEVLEYTRGAVAKGQAEHAEWQKTFDAWASANPEKKAMLDRINAGELPEGLEEALPVFPTEKAVSTRAASGKVINAIAPLMPEFWGGSADLAESNLTTIEGAKSFGPAEASTKTWSTDPYGRVLHFGIREHAMGSILSGIVLHGNTRPFGGTFLIFSDYMRPAVRLAALMKAPAIYVWTHDSVALGEDGPTHQPIEQLTALRAIPGLDVVRPADANEVAYAWLEMLKHKDRPAGIALSRQNLPVFERGEGEASGETFASAKNVGKGAYILAEAPNGTPDVILIATGSEVQIAVEAREQLKGEGINARVVSAPSLEWFFEQSENYRDQVLPKDVTARVSVEAGIAMSWRDIVGDKGRSVSIEHFGASADYQTLFKEFGFTTEHVVAAAKESIAAS
- a CDS encoding heme o synthase → MTRPDTDRPRSTLSRKVRAYVSLTKPRVMELLLVTTAPTMFLAARGVPDLWLVFWTMLGGAMSAGSASAFNCYIDRDIDRLMKRTSTRPLVTGELSDREALVFSWVLGIASTGVLLVFVNWLAAALSVVAILIYVFLYTLWLKRRTPQNIVWGGSAGCMPVLIGWAGVTGSLTWTPIILFMVIFLWTPPHYWPLSMKYRDDYDAAEVPMLAVVRGRTVVGLQVVLYAWATLVCSLLLIPVAHMGPLYTVVALAGGVWFVVESHRLYSRAIQHVEQVQPMRVFHSSITYLTLLFIAVGIDPLLPQVFTF
- a CDS encoding COX15/CtaA family protein, translating into MTRVGSPVELDVRTRWWSLPRTVDVRVIWLAWASFVVEVVLIGTGGLVRLTASGLGCPTWPKCTADSLVSTPEMGVHGIIEFGNRLLTFVLVVVAVATFLAVVRMRRTRPELFWLAFAQGAAIPVQAVIGGISVWTNLNPFVVGLHFVVSALLTMVTAALVYRAMNGPRTDVRLVPVWYTNVVRGTVAAVAVTVLVGILTTGSGPHAGADEAVDGGRLHRTGFDPAIMEHVHAVPAYVLFALTLVLVVGAVRLRLSSRWALALLIVEFVQIAVGLTQARTGLPVGLVGTHMVLAGLLVAATTAVVLSTRKSAGRDAVREPLDV
- the sufB gene encoding Fe-S cluster assembly protein SufB; translation: MSDVLIDRPELEGLGQYEFGWSDSDSAGASARRGLSEEVVTDISNLKSEPEWMLKNRLKGLQLFGRKPMPTWGADLTGIDFDNIKYFVRSTEKQAQSWEDLPEDIRATYEKLGIPEAERQRLVAGVAAQYESEVVYHQIREDLEQQGVIFMDTDTALREHPDIFEEYFGTVIPAGDNKFAALNTAVWSGGSFVYVPKGVHVEIPLQAYFRINTENMGQFERTLIIADEGSYVHYIEGCTAPIYKSDSLHSAVVEIIVKKNARVRYTTIQNWSNNVYNLVTKRAIAHEGATMEWIDGNIGSKVTMKYPSIYLAGEHAKGETLSVAFAGPGQHQDAGAKMIHMAPYTTSSIVSKSIARGGGRAGYRGEVRVDPNAHHAANTVRCDALLVDTVSRSDTYPAIDIRVDDVQLGHEATVSRVSEEQLFYLMSRGLPEDEAMAMIVRGFIEPIARELPMEYALELNKLIEMSMEGSVG
- the sufD gene encoding Fe-S cluster assembly protein SufD produces the protein MSSTTEQPSAAAAGGTEQHGARAHSDGGWDAAETKVPVQTRSERFQSADLDAFPTVTGREVNWKFAPLAKLQPLLDGGLDGAPYPYLARQSDGADVEWGRSDDPRVGSAGLPEDRASAAAWTARDAVLAVTIKATEEHEFITITRSDFGSQPRAAHTVVTAEPNAQGIVVIDNRGSALLSENIEIVVRDNARLTVVSLQDWDDDAVHVSTHFAEVGRDAFLKHVVVSLGGDVIRVNPSTHLGAQGADTEMYGVYFADAGQYIEQQVYVNHDAPNTRGRVNYKGALQGEGAHTVWIGDVLISRPADGTDSYEQNRNLVLTDGTRADSIPNLEIETGNIEGAGHASATGRFDDEQLFYLQARGIPEEEARRLVVLGFLVEVIQKIGAPELEERLIAAVEEELAAGRSVIAEADPETDPEAAQADA
- a CDS encoding non-heme iron oxygenase ferredoxin subunit, with product MAEKVCAEGDIAVDSPMRVVVDGTAVAIVKDSAGVVHAIGDTCTHGDISLSEGFVEGDALECWAHGSKFSLTTGKPQNFPAYEPVPVFRVEVRDGDVYVDVHDPVPVD
- the sufC gene encoding Fe-S cluster assembly ATPase SufC, with protein sequence MSTLEIRDLQVSIDTDQGTKEILKGVDLTINEGEIHAIMGPNGSGKSTLAYTIAGHPRYNVVGGSITLDGEDVLSMSVDERARAGMFLAMQYPVEIPGVTVSNFLRTAKTAIDGEAPALRGWVKDLRQSMADLKMDSAFAERNVNEGFSGGEKKRHEIMQLELLKPKFAVLDETDSGLDVDALKIVSEGVNRAKAATGLGVLLITHYTRILRYIKPDFVHVFVAGKVAEQGGPELAERLENEGYDRYVQAAAAEAQA
- a CDS encoding metal-sulfur cluster assembly factor, translating into MITALSPEKFDEVVEGLKEVQDPELGVNIVDLGLIYDLAMDDEANALVISMTLTSAGCPLTDVIEGDTANALDGIVDAFRINWVWMPPWGPERITDDGREMMRALGFSI
- a CDS encoding biotin transporter BioY, producing MTNATGFARRAVLADRLRTHGLATDAALVAGGALFTAAMAQVEVPMWPVPITGQTLAVVLVGATLGARRGMLSLLVYAVAGLAGAPFFAGFSGGLSALASPSFGYVIGFVPAAGLVGWLARRDWDRHVGRATVAMLLASAVPFVTGLPWLAASLGQLGAPNDLQSVLAAGLYPFVIGGVAKALIAAGVLPLAWKALGRR
- a CDS encoding ABC-F family ATP-binding cassette domain-containing protein, which translates into the protein MLAVHDLEIRVGARLLMENVSFRVEKGDKIGLVGRNGAGKTTMTKALAGETQPTAGKIDRGGEIGYLPQDPRSGNPEDTARKRILDARGLGELVEGIRLATLDMASDDAAVAEKAMRRYSRLDDQFNALGGYAAEAEAASIASNLKLPDRILDQQLKTLSGGQRRRIELARILFSDAETMILDEPTNHLDADSIVWLREHLKTYPGGVIVISHDVELVDEVVNRVFYLDANRQSIDVYNMGWKLYQRQRAADEERRRKERANAEKKAATLKDQAARFGAKATKAAAAHQMVARAEKLLAGLEDERAVERVAKLRFPTPTPCGRTPLMAEGLSKSYGSLEIFAGVDLAIDRGSRVVILGFNGAGKTTLLRILAGADQPDTGEILPGHGLRIGYYAQEHENIDVNRTVIENMVSASNDLNETEARRVLGSFLFTGDDGYKKAGVLSGGEKTRLSLAMIVVSGANVLLLDEPTNNLDPASREEILGALAGYEGAVVLVSHDAGAVEALNPERVLLLPDGTEDHWNKEYAELIELA